The following is a genomic window from Pedosphaera parvula Ellin514.
GGATCGTCCGTGATAAAGGGGTCCGGCACCCCGTGAAATCATCCAAAAGAGAGAACCTGCGATCAATCCTATGAGGACGGTGAGAATGCAGAACCTTTTTTTCATGCAGGCGGAGTATGGCTATTTTGGAAGAAGAGGACTAGTGGTTTCCTTATCTGCTATAAAAAGCTAAAGGCGGTAATGCCTAAGCAAGCCGGAGAAATCCGCGACACCTCTGGCGTAGTTTGAGTTCGTAAACTGGAATATCGATTATATGCCCGAAAGAAAAACGAAGTGGAAGTTTGTAGGCGATTATCCTCTCGTGGAATATCAATGTGGAGATCGCGCCGGAGATCGAATCAGATTGCGACGGGAGATCATTGTTCGCAATCATGAAGGCAAACCCACTGGTGAAGTTTATCGTGCCGGTGAAATATGGACAATTCTGGGGGGATCAACGGAGCCGCCGGTTGTGCTCTGGCTGAGGCAGGCGGATGGTCGTCGCCATACCTGGGATGAGGATGATGGTTTTTGGGAGTGGTTTGAAAAGGTGGAGGAAGGTGAGCCTTAACGTTGTAATAGCGATATGGTCGAGGGAAGCGCGGCGGTTTTTCAGATGGGCACTGGTCCTTACTGATTAGAATGATGCCTAGACGGTGGGATTGAAGTCGTCGGCCGCCTCCGCGGGAAACAGGTGAGGGTTGGGTTGGATCGCGGGCATTGTTGGGGAGCGCGCGGCGTTGGCAACCGCAAAATAGCACAATAACCCTTTGACCATGCAGACCGTATCTACCATTAGAACGAGCCTGGCGGTTGAATTGGAGTCTGTGGGCCGCGTACGCGGATGTGGCAGCATGGACAAAAGGAGACAGGGATAATTATGTGTGAGAAGGCTGCTATTTGGTGGGATTTTGTTGGGGATATGGTAGAAGTAATTGAATGCGAGCCGTCAACGATCCTATCTTATGAGGCATCTACAAGAAAAACTAAGCATCGCACGCGGGGAGAAGCCAGCGGAGTTACTCTTTAAAAATGCCAATTTGGTCAACGTCTTGAGTGGTGAGATTCATCGCACCAATGTGGCAGTGACGGATGGACGGGTGGTGGGGATTGGAGATTATGAAGGGGAGCAGGTCATTGATTTAAAGGGGGCGTATCTGGCGCCGAGTTTGATCGATGGCCATTTCCATGTGGAGAGTTCGATGTTGACGATGCCGGAGTTTGCGCGTGCAGTGGTGCCGCATGGCACCGGGGTGGTGGTGATTGATCCGCATGAGTATGCCAATGTGCTCGGGTTGGATGGGATTCGCTACGTGTTGGAATCGAGCAAGAATCTCCCGATTGATTTCTTCATCATGTTGCCTTCCTGTGTGCCGGCGACGCATTTGGAAACGGCGGGGGCGCGGTTGACGGCGGATGATTTGAAGTTGATGATTGCGGATGAGCGGGTGGCGGGGGTTGCGGAGTTGATGAATTATCCCGGCGTGTATCTCGGAGTGGAGAGTGAGTTGGACAAGATAAAGGCAGGGAAGGGAAAGGCGATTGATGGGCATGCGCCGGGATTAAGGGGAAAGAATTTAAATGCTTATGTGCTTGCCGGAGTAAAGTCGGATCATGAGTCGACTGAGTTGGAAGAGGCGCATGAGAAGTTGCGGTTGGGGATGCATTTACTGTTGCGCGAAGGGAGCACGGAACGGAATTTAGCAACGCTCGCGCCGTTGGTGAATCCGCATAACGCCATGAATCTCTCATATGCGACGGATGACAAGCTGGCGGGAGATTTGGTTTCTGAGGGGCATATTGATCATGCGGTGAGGAAGTCAATTCAGATGGGGGTGTCGCCGATTACGGCGTTGCAGATCGCGACCATCAACACGGCGCGGCATTATCGATTGAGGAATTACGGGGCGATTGCGCCACGATATTGGGCGGACTTCATTGTGTTTGATGATTTGAAGAACATTGTGGTTCGGCAGACGTATAAAAAGGGAATTCTAGTAGCGGAGAATGGGAAGTATTTTGGCGAGCATCCTGAGATTGTGCCACAGCCGCGCAGCACAATGAATTTGCGTTATAAGCCATCGGACCTGGAGGTTAAAGCGGAAAAGCCGGGGCGCATCCGGGTGATTGAAATTGTGCCGCAGCAGATTGTCACGAAGGAGTTGCTCGAAACGCCCAAGGTTGAGAATGGGAAGATCGTGGCGGATGTGGAACGGGATATTTTGAAGATGGTGGTGGTGGAGCGGCATCGGGCCACGGGAAATGTCGGAGTTGGTTTTGTGCGCGGGTTCAAGCTGAAGCAAGGGGCATTGGGGTCAACGGTGGCGCATGATGCTCACAATGTGGTGGTGGTGGGGACGAACGATGAGGATATTCTGAAGGTGATACAGGAACTGGAGAATTTGAAGGGTGGCCAGGTGGCGGTGTCGCAAGGCCAGGTGAAGGCTGAACTGGCGTTGCCGATTGCGGGGTTGGTATCGGATCAACCGTTGGATGAGGTGATCGATCGGATTGCGGGATTGAATGCAGCAGCGGCAGAGATGGGCTGTGAGCTGGAAGCGCCGTTTATGACGCTGTCCTTTCTAAGTCTGTCACCGATACCGGAGTTGAAGTTGACGGATCAAGGGTTGATTGATGCGGTGCATATGCGGACGACGAGTTTGTTTGAGTGAAGGTTAATCGCCGTCGAGAAATAGAAATACGATTAGAAATCCTCAGTTTCGGACTTATTGTAAGCAATTTTATAGGCCGTGACAGCAGCAAAGAAGAGCCATAGGACCAAGTAAGGGCTCCAAGCCTGCACAAGCATTTTGTTGAGGGACAGATTTTCGCCAACCACGCCACGAAGAGTGCGGGAAAATTCTTCCTGAGAAGGTCTTCCCTGCAGAAATTCCCTCAGCTCCGGCAACTCTCTTTTGCGAAACTCAACAATATCCTGGTCAGTTATTGTGCCCTGTTTAACGTAATGTTTTGCCAATTCTTTAACAGAGGGCAAGGGACCGTGTTGTGTAAAGTTGCTGAAGGCAACCGCCATGATCCTGGCATAGCGTTTTTTGCAAAACACAACCTTCTCTCCGGGGTCTAAATCGCGAGGAGAAAAGCCCTGCTCTTCCAATACTTTCCTTATGTCATCATCGGTGACGGCCTTGTCGGCATCCTTCGCATAATCGATTAGATTCTCGTAAGAAAACAGTGTGGCCACATCCAATGCGAGGTTGATGCGAGCGTGAATCACAAAGTATTCTCCACCCAATACGGAAATAAATGCTGCGAACGAAGCCACACCGGCCAGGCCGAAACTGCCTGCCCCGGCAGCGAAACGAGCCGCAAAGCCAATCGTAAGGCCGATAACAATGCCCACGAGCGAGCCGACTCCCCAACCCATAAAACGGAAGGCGGGATCAAATTGGACTTTGAGTTTATGCCAGAGCAGCATGGCGGCTACAGAAGCCAGGCTGGTGATGAGGATGCCAAGACAGAAGCGGAACCTGGTTGGTCCCGACAGAATTGGTGAGATAGAACCTTCGTCTTCCGA
Proteins encoded in this region:
- the ade gene encoding adenine deaminase, whose protein sequence is MRHLQEKLSIARGEKPAELLFKNANLVNVLSGEIHRTNVAVTDGRVVGIGDYEGEQVIDLKGAYLAPSLIDGHFHVESSMLTMPEFARAVVPHGTGVVVIDPHEYANVLGLDGIRYVLESSKNLPIDFFIMLPSCVPATHLETAGARLTADDLKLMIADERVAGVAELMNYPGVYLGVESELDKIKAGKGKAIDGHAPGLRGKNLNAYVLAGVKSDHESTELEEAHEKLRLGMHLLLREGSTERNLATLAPLVNPHNAMNLSYATDDKLAGDLVSEGHIDHAVRKSIQMGVSPITALQIATINTARHYRLRNYGAIAPRYWADFIVFDDLKNIVVRQTYKKGILVAENGKYFGEHPEIVPQPRSTMNLRYKPSDLEVKAEKPGRIRVIEIVPQQIVTKELLETPKVENGKIVADVERDILKMVVVERHRATGNVGVGFVRGFKLKQGALGSTVAHDAHNVVVVGTNDEDILKVIQELENLKGGQVAVSQGQVKAELALPIAGLVSDQPLDEVIDRIAGLNAAAAEMGCELEAPFMTLSFLSLSPIPELKLTDQGLIDAVHMRTTSLFE